One Trachemys scripta elegans isolate TJP31775 chromosome 4, CAS_Tse_1.0, whole genome shotgun sequence genomic region harbors:
- the GLRX5 gene encoding glutaredoxin-related protein 5, mitochondrial — MSGSLCWLRAASLLRGAPLRWGARPLSQAAAGDGSSPGGGEGGGGSRESVERLVRAHPVVVFMKGNPAQPLCGFSNAVVQILRLHGVQDFQAYDVLQDPDLRQGIKNYSNWPTIPQVYLNGEFVGGCDILLQMHQNGDLVEELKKLGIRSALLDAEKDQDKK; from the exons ATGAGCGGTTCTTTGTGCTGGCTGCGCGCGGCCTCGCTGCTGCGTGGTGCCCCGCTGCGATGGGGCGCGCGGCCCCTCAGCCAGGCCGCGGCCGGGGACGGCTCGTCCCCTGGCGGCGGTGAGGGTGGCGGAGGGTCGCGGGAGTCGGTAGAGCGGCTGGTGCGGGCGCACCCCGTGGTCGTGTTCATGAAGGGCAACCCGGCCCAGCCTCTGTGCGGCTTCAGCAACGCCGTGGTGCAGATCCTGCGCCTGCACGGGGTGCAGGACTTCCAGGCGTACGACGTGCTGCAGGACCCCGACCTCCGGCAAG GAATTAAAAACTACTCCAACTGGCCTACCATCCCTCAAGTATATCTTAACGGTGAATTTGTTGGTGGCTGTGACATACTCCTCCAGATGCATCAGAATGGAGACCTAGTGGAAGAGCTTAAGAAGTTAGGAATCCGCTCTGCACTTTTGGATGCAGAAAAAGaccaagacaaaaaataa